The window GGTGATGAGTTCGCCGTAGGGCACGCCGCTGGGACAGGCCGTGACGCAGCCCACGCAGCCCAGACAGCGGTCAAGATAGGGCGTCGCCTCAAACAGCGGGAGTGCGCCTTCCAGCACCTCTTTCATCAGCACGATCCGCCCGCGTGGGCTGTCCATCTCCTCGCCCAGCAGCGCATAGGTGGGGCAGGCGGGCAGGCAAAAGCCGCAATGCACGCAGGCGTCTACCGCGTGTGCCATCAGTTCACCCTGTCCGTCCGGGTGGTGGGTGCGAATCTCGTTGTTCATCGGGGTCTCCCAGCGGTGGCCGCGGACATGTGAGGCGGAGCAGGAATACTGTCCTGCCGTTGGTCTGCTCTGACGCTGGAGGCCAGCGCCTGCACCTGCGCCATGACGGGGCTGGCGGCCAAGAGCGTGCCAAGTTCGAGGTAGGCGCTGTACAGCACGTCATAGGTGGTGTGGTGGGCGGGGCCGGGCTGCACGGTGCGGGTCTGGTGTCCGGCCAGGGTGCGGCAGGCTGCGCCGAAACTGGGAGCCGCGCCGCAGGCCACCGCTGCATGGATGGCGGCTCCCCGCGCCGACGCGGAGTCGGTCTGCGCCACTTCCAGCGGCTCACCCAATACGTCGCAGAGCAGTTGTACCAGCAGTGGATGCCGCTCGCTGAGGCCGCCCGTCAGCACCATGCGGGTGGGCTGCACGCCTGCCGCCCGGAAAGTGTCGATCACCCGCCGCGCCCCAAAACACAGGCTTTCCAGCAGGGCGCGGTACACGTCGGCCAGGGTGGTAGCGGTGCTGTAGCCCAGCAGCAGCCCGCTCAGGTCGCCCCGGTCAAGCGGGGTACGGCAACCGTTGAACCAATCCAGCCCCAGCAGGCCGTGTTCGCCGGGCCGCAGTGAGGCGGCAAGCGCGTTGTAGTGCTCAAAACTCTGGGCCTCGCTGCAACCGGGAAAGGCCGGATGGGTGCGGACGAACCACGACAGCACGTCGCCGAAGCCCGCCTGTCCCGCCTCGTAGCCGTACAGTCCCGGCACGATGCCGCCGTCGACCACGCCGCAAATGCCGGGAATGGCCCGTTCTTCCCGAGACGACAGCAGGTAGCAGGCCGAGGTGCCCAGAATCGCGGTGAGTTCGCCGTCCTGATCGAGGCCGAGGCCCAAGCAAGCGGCGTGGGCGTCGATGGTGGAGACAGCGACGATGGGGCGGCTGGACCATCCAGAACTGGGCAATCCGCACCCTGCCTGCCACTCGGCGCTGAGCCGTCCAGCCGGCGTGCCCAGCGGACGGGGCAGGCCAGTTCCCAAGCGCCCAGCCAAGGCCGAGGCCACTTTCGGTGGATACTGGCCGCCCCGGTGGTGGGCCTTGAATCCGGCGTGACTGGCGCTGCGAACCTCATTTTTGACCTCGCCACACAGCTGTGCGGTCAGCCAATCGGCGGCTTCCACAAATCGGCTGGTCTGCGCCCACAGGTCTGGGGCCTCAGACGCCAGTTCCAGCGCCTTGGCGGGCAACCATTCCGGTGAAGAACTGCCGCCGTAGTAGCCCAGATCGGTCATCGCCTGAAAGGGTGCGGTGTGTTCCACTGCCGCCCGGTGCTTCCAGAGTTTCACATAGGCGTGCGGCTCCTCCGGGAACTGGCGGGAGAGGGGATTCCCCTGAACATCAACGGGCAAAGGCGTGCTGGACGTAAAAGCGACGCCGATGCCTGCGAGTTCGGCCTCAGCGGGCAGCGCCGCGCCCACCCTGCTCAGCAGGTCACGGGCCGCCAGCAGATAATCGTCGGCGTCTTGCAGGGCGCAGGTGCGCGGCAGCGGACGCCCCTTCAGGTGCCGCTCGATCACGCCATGACGGTAGGGATGAACGGCGCTCGCCAGAATCTCCGGGTTGTCCGCCCGCATCAGCACGGCGCGGGCGGATTCGGTGCCGTAGTCGAGGCCGATCAGGTAAGGGGTGCTGGGTTGGTTGTCCAGTTGGTTTGGAAAGGCGGCGTCTGGAAATGCAGTGTCTGGGAACGTGGCGGGCGGGTCGGGTGGATTACTCATCTGCTCTCCTGTTCGGGTGTCTGTGATGGGCCACTGCTGAAGCGGGCGCGTTCCCCACTCATCTGCTGATGTGATTATTTGTGATCTTTGAGCTGAGGCGAGTGTAGCTGAAGTCTTGCCGATTGGCTACGGTTTCTCAGCAGGCAGCCGCGAGAGGAGGGGTCAGCTGCCCTGGTACACATTCTCTCTGGATCAAAACTCGATTCTGATTGTGATTCCTTGTGGCTTGACATTCAGACTTTCGCCCCGCATACTCCAAATGTAACAAAAAATCACTCATCTGCGGACGCACCGTTGCCTCCCCCTGCTCGGCCTCTGCTGAGTTGAAACTTGGCCTGTTGCTTGGCCTGAGCTGCCCTGTGCTTCCCCCGCCTGATCTGCTGGAAAGGAGACCAAGAGAAATGCCGAGTCCGTCCCGAATGGCCGATGAACGTCACAAATATGTGCTGAAGGAATTGCAGGAGCGGGGCAGCTGCAAAGTGGCTGAACTGGCCCGCGACCTCGGCGTGTCCGAGATGACCATCCACCGCGACCTCGCACATCTGGCCCGGCTGAATCTGCTGCGTAAGGTGCATGGCGGCGCGGTACTGCGCAACTACATCGAGCAGAGTTTTCAAGACCGCGCTGTGCAAAACCATGAGGCCAAGGTCGCCGTGGCGCAACTGGCCCAGACGTTGGTGCGCCCCGGCACGAGCCTGTATCTGGCCCCCGGTAGCACCGCGCACGAGTTCGCGTTGGCGCTCCACCAAGACGAGTTGCAGGTCTACACCAACAGCCTGCCCACCGCCACCGCACTGGCCCGAAGCACTCCGCAGGGCGTGAATGTGACCCTGCTGGGCGGGCAATTGGTGGGCTTCGTGGAGGCGCTGGTCGGCCCCACCACCGAGGCGGCGCTGGCGACCCTCAAGCTCAATTTCGCCTTTATTGCCGTCACGGGCGTCAGTCTGGAGGGTGGCCTGACCATCTATACCGAGGAAGAAGCGCGGGTCATTCGCGCCGTGATTCGCGCTGCCCGCAAAACCGTCCTGCTGACCGACGCCAGCAAATTCGGTCAGGTGGTGGGGCCGCAGATCGGACACTTGGAAGACGTGCATGCGGTGGTCTGCGACTCCATGCCGCCCAATTACCGCAAGTATTGCGAGCAGCACGATGTCGAGGTGCTGTTGACCAGCGAAGTGCAGGCCGCATCCCACACCGCGCCGCAGGACGCTTCGGTGCCCGACAGGAGGAACTGAGCATGACCCAGGAACATCCCGCCGTCCTGCCCACCCTGCCTCTCCTACCCACCATGAGAACGGCGCGGCTGCACGCGGCCCACGACCTGCGGCTGCACGACGAAACCCGCCCACTGGCCCGGCCCGGCGAGGTGCTGCTGAAGGTGGAAGCCGTGAGCGTATGCGGCTCGGACATGCACTACTACACCGAAGGTGGCATCGGCCCCGCCGTGATCCGCACGCCCATGACCCCCGGCCACGAGTTCGCCGCCACCGTCATCGGGGGCACCGGGGAGCCTTACGGCCTTAGCGACGGCACACTGGTCGCCGTTGACCCGGCGCAGCACTGCGGCCACTGCGAGCAGTGCTTGGCGGGCTATCCGAACCTGTGCCCCAACGTGCGCTTTCTGGGCTCACCCGGCGTAGACGGCGGCTTGGCTGAATACATCAGCGTGCCGCCGCACAGCCTCTTTGCCGTGCCGGACACCTTTTCGCCCGCGCTGACGGCTTTACTGGAACCGCTGGGCGTGGCGCTGCACGCGCTGGACATCACCCGCATCAAGCCCATGAGCGGCGTGACCGTGCTGGGAGCAGGCCCCATCGGGCTGATGTTGCTGCAAGTGGCCCGCATTTGCGGCGCGGCGCACGTGCGAATGGTGGAACCCAAGGCGGCCCGGCGGGAAGCGGCGCGGGCCATGGGGGCCGACAGCGTTCACGAACACCATTCCGAGATTCTGGAACTCACCGGGGGCCGGGGCGAGGACTACGTGCTCGAAGCCACCACCTCGCCCGACGCCCCCGAACAGGCCGCGCAGATTGCCCGTATCGGCGGACGAATTACCCTGGTGGGCATCCCCGACGGCGACACCTTCCAGATGACGGCGGCCAACGCCCGGCGCAAGGCCCTGATCATCAAAATGTCGCGGCGCATGGGCAACGTCTATCCCCGCGCCATCGAACTGGTGCGCTCGGGCCGGGTAGACATTGCCGGAATCGCCACCCACCACTACCCGATGGAGGACGCTGCCCGCGCCTTCAGCGACGCCCACGACGCCAAAGACGGGTTCCTGAAAGCCGTGATCTATCCGGGCGGAGCCGTGCCCGGTGACGATCAAGACCACACATGATTTCTACGCTGCCCCCGTCTTCCTTGGTCAACTTTTCAGACCTTTTCCATGCCCGCGCACCCCTTCTCCCGCCCACTTTTTTCCTGTTCAGGAGGCTTCCATGAAACGTACTGCCCTTGCTCTGTCTGCCGCCGTGACTGCCCTGCTGGGTGCCCAGGCCCACGCCCAATCGTGGAGTTTGGCTACTGCCGCCGCGCCTTACAAGGGCACCACCGTCAGCGCCATTTTCCTGGATCGCCCCGGCTACAAGGCCGCCGCCGCCCTGATTCCGCAGTTTGAAAAGGAAACGGGCATCAAGATCAACTTTGAAGTTGTGCCGTATGAAAGCACCAACCAGCGCTACGTACTGGATTTCACGTCGGGCGGCGGGGCCGATCTGGTGCTCAGCGACGTGGTGTGGATCGGTCAGTTTGCCGACGCGGGCTGGATGGTGCCGCTCGACAAGTTTTTCAAAAACCCCAAGCTGGCCGACCCCGCGCTGAACCTCAAGGGCTTTTTCCCCGTGCTGCTGAATTCCTTTGGCACCTGGAACAACAAGGTGTACGGCCTGCCCTTCGACAACTATTCCGGCCTGATGTACTACAACAAATGCAGCCTGAAAGCCGCCGGATTCAGCGGCCCGCCCAAAACCTGGGACGAACTGCTGAAGGTCTACGGCCCCAAGCTCACGGGCAACGGCAAATACGCGTTCGCCCTGCAGTCTCGCCGGGGTGAAACCCAGAGTGCAGACTCGTTTATGCGGACCCTGTGGCTGGCGGGTGGCAGCCTGATCGACCCCAAAACCTTCCAGCCCACCCTCGGCAGCGCCGCCTCTCAGCGGGGCCTGAAATTCCGCCAAGACCTGATGAAGTACATGCCTCCCGGCGTGGTGGACATGGATCACAACGAAGTGGTCAATGCCTTTAACCAGGGCACGGTGCCGATCATCACCGAATGGTCTGCTTTTTACCCCACCATCACCGATCCCAAGCAGTCCAAGATCGGCCTGAACTGTCTGGGTGTCACCACCGAGCCGCTGGGTTCGGCGGGCCTGAAGCCTGCGCTGGGCGGCTTCTCGCTGGGGGTCAATTCCAACTCGGACGCCAAGAAACAGGCCGCCGCGTACCTGTTCATTCAGTGGATCACGGCGGAGAAAAACGCCAAGGCCTACGTGCAGGCAGGCGGCGTCAGCGGGCGGCAGGCCGTGTACAAAGACCCCGCCATCCGGGCCAAGTACCTCTACGTCGATCCGATGGTGAAGTCGTGGAGTGCCGGAACCGCCGTCCCTGCCTTCCGTCCCCGCTTTGCCGAGTGGCCCCAGATCTCGCAGATCGTGGCTGAAAACGGCAGCAAGATCATGCTGGGGCAGCTCAGCACGGTGGCCGGAGCCAAGACCATCGACGATCAGGTACGGGCCATTCTGACCAAAGCGGGCTACTACAGCGGCAAAAAGCTGAAGCTGCAATAGGCCGCAGGGTGGAGAAGGCCAGCAGGGCCGAGTGTGCAGGTGCGGTCAGGCTGGCCTTCTCCACCACGTTTCAGTGTGACAGGCGAGTTTCTTACCAACCGCTTCCCCGTCTGCCCAATTCCTGTAGTTGATTCACCCCTGCTTTCGCCGCCCGCTGCGGCCTCAACATCAGAAGCCCAATGTCAGAAGCTTGTTTGAGCCTGAACGCCTGCCCGTCTTTTACCCGCCCCCTGCCCCCGCCACTCCTTCCTAGCTATCCATCCCAGCCCCGGAGCGTGCTGCCCTATGCATACCCAACGACGCATCACCCCATTCGTCTTTCTCGCGCCCGCCGTGCTGGTGTTGGCCCTGGTGGGCATCTATCCGCTGGTGTTTGCCGCCTGGGTGTCGCTGCACACCTACCTGTTGGCGCAGCCCAATATTCCCCACGACTTCGTGTGGCTCAGCAATTACCTGACGGTGCTCAAGGACGGCTCGTTCTGGGGTGCGATTGGGCGCACGCTGCTGTACCTGGGCCTGTCGTTGCCTATTCAGATCGCGCTGGGCCTGGGCATCGCCATGCTGCTGCGGCGCGGGCCATGGGGCAGGCTGCGCGGGTTCGCGCGGGTGGCGCTCGTGATTCCGCTTGCCATGACGCCGGTGGTCACGGGCCTGATCGGGCGCTTGATGTTCAATCAGGACTTCGGCGTGGTCAATTTCGCCCTTAACAGCGTCACCGGGCAAACGGTAGGCACCGAGTGGCTGGGCAATCCCAATCTGGCGTTCGTGACCATTCTGCTGATGGAAATCTGGCAGTGGACGCCGTTCGCCGCCCTGATTTTCCTGTCGGGCCTGACGGCTGTTCCGGTGGAAGTAGAAGAAGCCGCTACGCTGGAAACCCGCTCCTTCTGGGCCATGCTGCGGCACATCCAGTTGCCGTTTTTGCTGCCCGCGCTGACTGCCATCCTGATTCTCCGAACCGCCGACATCCTCAAGCAATTTGACATGGTGTACACCCTGACCAGCGGCGGGCCGGGCAGTTCCACCGAACTGATCAATCTCTACATCACCCGCATTGGCCTGCGCGGAGCCTTCGATCAGGGCGTGGCGTCGGCTCAGGCAATTTTGATGCTGGTGCTGACCACCGTGTTGTCGCGGCTGTACATCCGTTACCTCTACCGGGGAGACAACGCATGACGGCACACTCCACTTCCTCTGCCGCTGTGCCCCGAACCGCCGATCAGTTGGCCGTGCAGCGTGCCCGCCGCTCCAGCCGGGTCAAAGCGGCCCTGCACGGGTTCGGCCTGCTGGTCGTCCTGTTCGGCACGCTGTTTCCGTTCCTGTGGATGGTCAGCACCTCGCTCAAAACCACCAACCAGATTTTCTCCAAGCCGCCGCTGCTGTTCTTTACGGGCACCCTGGAGCATTACCGCACCATTCTGGGCGAGCAGTACAACGTGGGCGGCAGCCTCGTCAATTCACTGATCGTGGCCACCAGCGCCACCGTGCTGGCCGTCTTGCTGGGCACGCCCGCCGCCTACGCGCTGGCCCGCTTCGACTTCAAGCGCAAGGATGACCTGTGGTTCTGGTTCATCTCCAACCGCTTCATGTCGCCCGTGGTCATCATTTTGCCGGTGTATCTGCTGGCCTCGCAACTGCGGCTGATCGGCAATCCGGGCCTGCTGATCGCCATGTACCTCACGTTTTCTATTCCCGTGGTGGTCTGGATCTGCACCGATCAGTTCCGCTCTATTCCGCGGGAACTGGACGAGGCCGCCATGGTGGACGGCGCGTCTCCCGGCTTCATTTTCCTGAGAATTGCGCTGCCGCTGGCCCTGCCCGGCGTCGTGGTGTCCAGCATCCTCAGCTTTATTTTCAGCTGGAACGAGTTGCTGTTCGCGCTGTTCCTCACGCGCGGTGACGGCGTGACTTCCCCGGTTCGCGCCACCAACTTCCTCAGCGGCTACGACGTGCCCTGGGGCGCGATCATGGCGACGGGCACGCTGATCGTGCTGCCGGTGGTGCTCTTCTCGCTGCTGGTGTCGCGCCACCTGGTCAAGGGCCTGACCATGGGAGCCATCAAGTAGGGGCCGGAAAAAGCGGACAGCAGGACGGAGCGAGTGGATGCGCCGTCCTGCGGTGTTGCTGCCCAAAACCACGACATCAGCGACGCTACGAAGTCAGAAACCCGCCGTCTACCGGAAGCATCACGCCGTTGATCATGGCCGCCCCGTCACTGAGCAGATAGGCCACCGCCTGAGCCACATCAAGGGGCTGGGCAAAGCGTCCCAGCGGTATGCGCGAGAGCATCGGGGCGCTGCGGACCGGGTCGCCCCACGCCATCTGGCCCATCGGCGTGAGGGTCACGGTGGGATTGACCGCGTTGACCCGGACGCCGTGCGGCCCCAGTTCAATCGCCATCACGCGGGTCAATTGATCGAGCGCCCCTTTGGACGCGCAGTAGGCCGCGTGCAGGGGCAGCCCCACCGACGAGGACTGGCTGGACACATTCACGATAGCCCCGGGTTTCCCCCGCTCGATCATGCCCCGCGCCACCACCTGCCCGACGATCAGGGCGGCCCGCACATTCACATTCATCGTCTGGTCAAAGGCTTCGGGCGTGGCGTCTAAAAACGGCTCCAGCAGGGCGATGCCCGCGTTGTTTACCAGCAGGTCAATCGGCCCGGCAGCTTCGGCAGCCCGCCTCGCGCCGTCCACCGTGCCCAGATCGGCGGCCACACCCTCGCAGCCTGTTTCCCGGCTGAGGCTGAACAGGTCTTCGGCACTGCGGCTGACCGCCACCACCGCCGCCCCACTGCGGGCCAGCAGCGCCGCGATTTCCCGGCCAATGCCTTTGCCCGCGCCGGTGACGAGGGCACGCTGGCCGCTGAAGTCAAATTGAACGTTGGGGCGGGAAACCGGGGGCAGGTGCGGATCGGTCATAGGGGTATTGTGCGCCAGCCGTAAAACGGGCGGGGCAGGACAGCTTGCCGCTGGAGAGTGGCCGCTTGCCGTGCCTCTCATGCCAGTTCGATACCCCGCCGCCCTCAATACTCGTAGATCGAAAACTCTTCTTTGAGCTGTTCGGCTTCCTGAAGGTGACCGCCGTCCAGCTCGCGGGCCACCAGCGAGGCGATCAAGGACATCAGGCTGAGAATAGGGGCCAGAGAAGCCAGCGCCTCAGACCCCTGCGTGGGAATCCGGATGCTGTGGTGGGCGATTTTGCCGAGCGGGGACGCGCCCTGGTCGGTGAGCAGCAAGACTTGTACCCCCCGGCTCTGAAGGGCGGTGGTGACTTTGGTGGTGGCGCGGCTGTAGCGCCGGACGGTAAACACCAACACCGCGTCTTCGGCGTTCATTTCCAGCAGTTGTTCGGGCCGACTTGCCAACTGATCGGTGGAATACGCCTGCACCCGGGGCCGGAACGACGACAGCAGATACTCGGTGGTGAGCGCCAGCCCATACGTAGACCGCGCTCCGATAACCCAGACCTGCCGGGCCTGCACGAGCGCGCGGGCCACCTCCAACAACTGCTGTTCGGACACCGCCTCCAAAATGTCCAGATTGGCGCGTTGGCTGGCCCAAAAACTCGCCACCACCGCGTCCTGCCGCCCCGGTGGCTTGATGCCCAGGGTGGCCCGCAACTCTTGCCGAATGACCCGCTGCAAATGCGGATAGCCCTCGAAGCCCACCCGCTGGCTAAATCGGGTGATGGCCGCGCCGCTGACCTCCAGGGCCTCGGCCAGTTCCAGGGCGCTCAGGAACGGCAATTCTTCGGCGTGGTCTATAAAGTAGCGGGCAATAATCTGGTCACGGCGTCCGAAACCCTCCAGACCTTTCAGCAGTAAGTCCACGACGGTGGTGGGTGAGGGGGCAGGCAGCGCGGCGGGAGAGGTGGTCATGCGGCCCCCACGCTACTGCCTGCCCGGAAAGTGGGGCGGGACGAATTCTTCATTGGGGGCTGCGTTCATTGCGGGCTGCGCTGCTGGGAACCAG of the Deinococcus sp. QL22 genome contains:
- a CDS encoding sugar ABC transporter substrate-binding protein produces the protein MKRTALALSAAVTALLGAQAHAQSWSLATAAAPYKGTTVSAIFLDRPGYKAAAALIPQFEKETGIKINFEVVPYESTNQRYVLDFTSGGGADLVLSDVVWIGQFADAGWMVPLDKFFKNPKLADPALNLKGFFPVLLNSFGTWNNKVYGLPFDNYSGLMYYNKCSLKAAGFSGPPKTWDELLKVYGPKLTGNGKYAFALQSRRGETQSADSFMRTLWLAGGSLIDPKTFQPTLGSAASQRGLKFRQDLMKYMPPGVVDMDHNEVVNAFNQGTVPIITEWSAFYPTITDPKQSKIGLNCLGVTTEPLGSAGLKPALGGFSLGVNSNSDAKKQAAAYLFIQWITAEKNAKAYVQAGGVSGRQAVYKDPAIRAKYLYVDPMVKSWSAGTAVPAFRPRFAEWPQISQIVAENGSKIMLGQLSTVAGAKTIDDQVRAILTKAGYYSGKKLKLQ
- a CDS encoding MurR/RpiR family transcriptional regulator; this encodes MTTSPAALPAPSPTTVVDLLLKGLEGFGRRDQIIARYFIDHAEELPFLSALELAEALEVSGAAITRFSQRVGFEGYPHLQRVIRQELRATLGIKPPGRQDAVVASFWASQRANLDILEAVSEQQLLEVARALVQARQVWVIGARSTYGLALTTEYLLSSFRPRVQAYSTDQLASRPEQLLEMNAEDAVLVFTVRRYSRATTKVTTALQSRGVQVLLLTDQGASPLGKIAHHSIRIPTQGSEALASLAPILSLMSLIASLVARELDGGHLQEAEQLKEEFSIYEY
- a CDS encoding glucose 1-dehydrogenase produces the protein MTDPHLPPVSRPNVQFDFSGQRALVTGAGKGIGREIAALLARSGAAVVAVSRSAEDLFSLSRETGCEGVAADLGTVDGARRAAEAAGPIDLLVNNAGIALLEPFLDATPEAFDQTMNVNVRAALIVGQVVARGMIERGKPGAIVNVSSQSSSVGLPLHAAYCASKGALDQLTRVMAIELGPHGVRVNAVNPTVTLTPMGQMAWGDPVRSAPMLSRIPLGRFAQPLDVAQAVAYLLSDGAAMINGVMLPVDGGFLTS
- a CDS encoding zinc-binding dehydrogenase, which codes for MTQEHPAVLPTLPLLPTMRTARLHAAHDLRLHDETRPLARPGEVLLKVEAVSVCGSDMHYYTEGGIGPAVIRTPMTPGHEFAATVIGGTGEPYGLSDGTLVAVDPAQHCGHCEQCLAGYPNLCPNVRFLGSPGVDGGLAEYISVPPHSLFAVPDTFSPALTALLEPLGVALHALDITRIKPMSGVTVLGAGPIGLMLLQVARICGAAHVRMVEPKAARREAARAMGADSVHEHHSEILELTGGRGEDYVLEATTSPDAPEQAAQIARIGGRITLVGIPDGDTFQMTAANARRKALIIKMSRRMGNVYPRAIELVRSGRVDIAGIATHHYPMEDAARAFSDAHDAKDGFLKAVIYPGGAVPGDDQDHT
- a CDS encoding ribulokinase, with the translated sequence MSNPPDPPATFPDTAFPDAAFPNQLDNQPSTPYLIGLDYGTESARAVLMRADNPEILASAVHPYRHGVIERHLKGRPLPRTCALQDADDYLLAARDLLSRVGAALPAEAELAGIGVAFTSSTPLPVDVQGNPLSRQFPEEPHAYVKLWKHRAAVEHTAPFQAMTDLGYYGGSSSPEWLPAKALELASEAPDLWAQTSRFVEAADWLTAQLCGEVKNEVRSASHAGFKAHHRGGQYPPKVASALAGRLGTGLPRPLGTPAGRLSAEWQAGCGLPSSGWSSRPIVAVSTIDAHAACLGLGLDQDGELTAILGTSACYLLSSREERAIPGICGVVDGGIVPGLYGYEAGQAGFGDVLSWFVRTHPAFPGCSEAQSFEHYNALAASLRPGEHGLLGLDWFNGCRTPLDRGDLSGLLLGYSTATTLADVYRALLESLCFGARRVIDTFRAAGVQPTRMVLTGGLSERHPLLVQLLCDVLGEPLEVAQTDSASARGAAIHAAVACGAAPSFGAACRTLAGHQTRTVQPGPAHHTTYDVLYSAYLELGTLLAASPVMAQVQALASSVRADQRQDSIPAPPHMSAATAGRPR
- a CDS encoding DeoR/GlpR family DNA-binding transcription regulator, translated to MPSPSRMADERHKYVLKELQERGSCKVAELARDLGVSEMTIHRDLAHLARLNLLRKVHGGAVLRNYIEQSFQDRAVQNHEAKVAVAQLAQTLVRPGTSLYLAPGSTAHEFALALHQDELQVYTNSLPTATALARSTPQGVNVTLLGGQLVGFVEALVGPTTEAALATLKLNFAFIAVTGVSLEGGLTIYTEEEARVIRAVIRAARKTVLLTDASKFGQVVGPQIGHLEDVHAVVCDSMPPNYRKYCEQHDVEVLLTSEVQAASHTAPQDASVPDRRN
- a CDS encoding carbohydrate ABC transporter permease, with protein sequence MHTQRRITPFVFLAPAVLVLALVGIYPLVFAAWVSLHTYLLAQPNIPHDFVWLSNYLTVLKDGSFWGAIGRTLLYLGLSLPIQIALGLGIAMLLRRGPWGRLRGFARVALVIPLAMTPVVTGLIGRLMFNQDFGVVNFALNSVTGQTVGTEWLGNPNLAFVTILLMEIWQWTPFAALIFLSGLTAVPVEVEEAATLETRSFWAMLRHIQLPFLLPALTAILILRTADILKQFDMVYTLTSGGPGSSTELINLYITRIGLRGAFDQGVASAQAILMLVLTTVLSRLYIRYLYRGDNA
- a CDS encoding carbohydrate ABC transporter permease, translated to MTAHSTSSAAVPRTADQLAVQRARRSSRVKAALHGFGLLVVLFGTLFPFLWMVSTSLKTTNQIFSKPPLLFFTGTLEHYRTILGEQYNVGGSLVNSLIVATSATVLAVLLGTPAAYALARFDFKRKDDLWFWFISNRFMSPVVIILPVYLLASQLRLIGNPGLLIAMYLTFSIPVVVWICTDQFRSIPRELDEAAMVDGASPGFIFLRIALPLALPGVVVSSILSFIFSWNELLFALFLTRGDGVTSPVRATNFLSGYDVPWGAIMATGTLIVLPVVLFSLLVSRHLVKGLTMGAIK